Proteins encoded together in one Impatiens glandulifera chromosome 1, dImpGla2.1, whole genome shotgun sequence window:
- the LOC124920383 gene encoding polygalacturonase 1 beta-like protein 3: MENAISINNNTNQETPFSPKASLTRYWKSHISNSLPIPNFLISKASPLSAVKAAFFSNLAAHNELSTYLSSFCSAANLLCSFNSANNPNNNFKHGIGFLIYSNATGPHRFLSNKMVEPEKFFRESQLKSGTIMNMPDIRDTMPERSFLPRSIVSNLPFSTSRLDQLKQLFHASHDSVAERVLVNALTECERNPNSGETKRCVGSIEDMIDFSISVLGPNVVARTTENTNGWAQSVMIGSVNRINDGNISKSVSCHQILYPYLLYCCHSLPNVRVYAADILDVQTKVKINNGIAVCHLDTSDWSPEHGAFLALKSSPGLIEVCHWIFENDMNWTVAQSQ, translated from the coding sequence ATGGAGAATGCAATCTCCATAAACAATAATACAAATCAAGAAACCCCATTTTCTCCAAAAGCATCATTAACCCGTTATTGGAAATCACACATTTCAAATTCTCTCCCAATACCCAATTTCCTCATCTCCAAAGCCTCTCCTCTCTCCGCTGTCAAAGCCGCCTTCTTTTCAAACCTCGCCGCCCATAACGAACTCTCCACCTACCTCTCCTCCTTCTGCTCCGCCGCAAACCTCCTCTGTTCCTTCAACTCTGCCAACAATCCGAATAACAATTTCAAACACGGGATTGGGTTTCTCATTTATAGTAACGCAACCGGTCCTCACAGGTTTCTATCTAATAAAATGGTTGAACCGGAGAAATTCTTTCGAGAATCCCAACTTAAATCGGGTACAATCATGAATATGCCCGACATTCGCGACACCATGCCCGAAAGGTCGTTCTTGCCCCGCTCTATAGTCTCGAATTTACCTTTTTCAACCTCAAGGTTAGACCAATTGAAGCAATTGTTCCATGCAAGCCACGACTCGGTGGCCGAGCGAGTCCTGGTTAACGCGCTGACTGAGTGCGAGAGAAACCCTAACTCGGGCGAGACCAAACGATGCGTCGGATCCATTGAAGACATGATAGATTTTTCAATATCGGTTCTCGGCCCAAATGTGGTGGCCCGAACAACCGAGAATACAAACGGGTGGGCACAAAGTGTTATGATTGGAAGCGTAAATCGAATAAACGATGGAAATATAAGCAAGTCCGTGTCATGTCACCAAATCCTTTACCCTTACTTGTTATACTGTTGTCATTCTCTCCCAAATGTTAGGGTTTATGCTGCGGACATCCTCGACGTACAAACTAAGGTAAAAATTAATAACGGGATTGCAGTTTGTCATCTCGACACATCTGATTGGAGCCCGGAACATGGAGCTTTTTTGGCGCTTAAATCAAGCCCCGGACTCATTGAGGTTTGTCATTGGATATTTGAGAACGACATGAATTGGACCGTTGCACAATCACAATGA
- the LOC124920382 gene encoding homeobox-leucine zipper protein HAT5-like — MAGRRTVYGGGGGGGGLNSDVILLQNQRVPLILSSSSSFLGSRSMVSFEDTRVGNKPLFCSTFDQENNMEEDEEEDQMDDQYFHQPEKKRRLTPNQVQFLEKSFELENKLEPERKIQLAKNLGLQPRQVAIWFQNRRARWKTKHLEKDYEGLQSNYNSLKVNYDNLLKERDKLKDEVSQLTDKLMIKQDSSDLPSIIKSDSSYVFEADQSDLSLEEETDKQQEQEQEQEQAYVLPEKIEETDYSDDTCSNIPCYFTFPDEEQAFGFWSY, encoded by the exons ATGGCCGGTCGAAGAACGGTTTATGGCGGCGGAGGAGGAGGTGGAGGACTGAATTCCGATGTTATTTTGCTTCAAAACCAAAGGGTTCCTCTAATTCtgtcttcttcatcatctttccTAG GTTCAAGATCTATGGTTAGCTTTGAGGATACAAGAGTAGGAAACAAACCATTGTTCTGTTCTACGTTTGATCAAGAAAACAAtatggaagaagatgaagaagaagatcaaaTGGATGATCAGTATTTCCATCAACCTGAAAAGAAGAGACGTTTGACACCGAACCAAGTTCAATTTCTTGAGAAAAGCTTTGAATTGGAGAACAAACTTGAACCCGAAAGGAAGATTCAACTTGCCAAGAATCTAGGATTACAGCCTAGACAAGTGGCCATATGGTTTCAAAACCGTCGTGCTAGATGGAAGACAAAACATCTTGAGAAAGATTATGAAGGTCTTCAATCCAACTATAATAGCCTCAAGGTTAATTATGATAATCTTCTTAAAGAAAGAGATAAACTCAAAGATGAg GTATCTCAGCTTACAGACAAGCTGATGATCAAACAGGATTCTTCGGATCTTCCCTCGATAATAAAGAGTGATTCTTCATATGTGTTTGAAGCTGATCAGTCAGATCTGTCTCTAGAAGAAGAAACAGATAAacaacaagaacaagaacaagaacaagaacaagcCTATGTTTTACCAGAGAAGATTGAAGAAACTGATTACTCAGATGACACTTGTTCTAATATCCCATGTTATTTTACATTCCCAGATGAAGAACAAGCATTTGGGTTTTGGTCATATTGA